A region from the Alosa alosa isolate M-15738 ecotype Scorff River chromosome 7, AALO_Geno_1.1, whole genome shotgun sequence genome encodes:
- the nol11 gene encoding nucleolar protein 11-like, whose protein sequence is MAALFEGATLCALSVEQNNTESGIQGIELDRDDDHVVVTDSKRSVTLYKVSDQKPLGSWTMKQGQRITCPAVYNSKTGEYVVVTDDTVIRVWKDDDINIDKAFKATVSADVWRIHSAPGQEPVILFHRGATRFLDVLLAEPQQDMENVISDDEVIRWSNLITSGKQQWVLFITEQKGEHFLHVQSLGDMTRAAYRLESTGSAPLSFSASARSGNLHILSLYPDGCVYESAVPMRLPGGVRAEALPLPRTLLLRLPLGGGALASASAVSLDAAHVAVVGVPHPSAGAGKDYLCIWNTNFQTLQAGKEMAGRIYGQFWCYHRKLYVPHGKALSVIPFECQKSSLASALGKLKQSGGCEMAPPVPLPSWGAETHEDASAAGMETRRNKLTRKSHGASNVSVDQLIDQIKTGSEEDVQKAVASFISKSDLPALQLAVGSLASALVARSLAEPSYYPHKVLVQLVHTQCLSHSVCPDLLKLALEKKDFALCQFCLQAFPDIPEALTCACLNVFLSTPNSELETVALETDSVAFMEGLSAATAPEDEEDEGKGTRQNGFSTTASQEESSCEAQPTPHQKPKLPIPMPLDMTRPIGLHRAVLLNEILQTPYSESFLLPHLKELTTPHVILYLQYLQFLYVKYYQDINTQVPALRSPTMTQIIDWVCLLVDAHFTVLVMAPEAKELLSGLHGFVKAQMKLFTDLGKIEGSLHALKKVKKSKNNGQYSIEVIELF, encoded by the exons ATGGCAGCGCTCTTTGAGGGTGCCACGCTTTGCGCTCTGAGTGTAGagcaaaacaacacagaatCGGGAATACAGGGGATAGAGTTGGATAGGGATGATGATCATGTCGTTGTTACGGACTCGAAAAGATCTGTTACGTTATATAAG GTCTCTGACCAGAAGCCCTTGGGTAGCTGGACAATGAAACAAGGACAGAGAATAACTTGCCCAGCCGTTTACAACTCCAAAACAGGAGAGTACGTGGTGGTGACGGATGATACG GTTATAAGAGTTTGGAAAGATGATGACATCAATATTGACAAGGCTTTCAAAGCTACT GTGTCCGCCGATGTGTGGAGGATTCACTCGGCCCCCGGCCAAGAGCCAGTGATCCTCTTCCACAGAGGGGCCACTCGCTTCCTGGACGTGCTGTTGGCCGAGCCCCAGCAGGACATGGAGAACGTCATCTCAGACGATGAGGTCATCAG GTGGAGTAACTTAATCACATCAGGCAAACAACAATGGGTTCTCTTCATCACAGAACAG AAAGGGGAGCACTTTCTGCATGTGCAGAGTCTTGGGGATATGACAAGAGCAGCATATCGCCTGGAGAGCACGGGCTCTGCTCCTCTCAGTTTCTCTGCCTCAGCCCGCAGTGGCAACCTACACATCCTCAGTCTAT ACCCGGACGGCTGTGTGTACGAGAGCGCGGTGCCCATGAGATTGCCCGGGGGCGTTCGGGCAGAGGCGTTGCCCCTGCCCAGGACCCTGCTCCTGCGGCTGCCCCTGGGGGGCGGCGCGCTGGCGTCGGCCTCCGCCGTGTCCCTGGACGCGGCCCACGTGGCGGTGGTGGGCGTCCCACATCCGTCGGCCGGGGCAGGGAAAG ATTACCTTTGTATTTGGAACACCAATTTTCAGACTCTGCAAGCTGGGAAGGAAATGGCCGGAAGAATATATGGACAG ttCTGGTGCTACCACAGGAAGCTGTACGTTCCTCATGGAAAGGCTTTGTCTGTAATCCCCTTTGAGTGTCAGAAATCCTCCTTGGCCTCTGCTCTGGGGAAGCTCAAACAGTCTGGAGGCTGCG AGATGGCTCCTCCCGTCCCTTTACCGTCGTGGGGGGCAGAGACTCACGAGGACGCGTCTGCTGCTGGGATGGAGACGCGGAGGAAT AAGTTAACACGCAAAAGCCACGGAGCCTCCAACGTAAGCGTTGACCAGTTAATTGACCAAATCAAG ACTGGCTCCGAGGAGGACGTCCAGAAGGCAGTGGCCTCCTTCATCTCCAAGTCGGACCTCCCGGCTCTCCAGCTGGCCGTGGGGAGCCTGGCGTCCGCTCTAGTGGCCCGCAGCCTGGCCGAGCCCTCCTACTACCCACACAAGGTGCTGGTGCAGCTGGTGCACACGCAGTGTCTCTCCCACAG TGTGTGTCCCGACCTCCTGAAGCTGGCTCTGGAGAAGAAGGACTTTGCCTTGTGTCAGTTCTGTCTACAGGCCTTCCCAGACATCCCGGAGGCCCTCACCTGTGCCTGCCTCAATGTCTTCCTCAG CACCCCAAACAGTGAGCTGGAAACGGTTGCCCTGGAGACGGACAGTGTAGCGTTCATGGAGGGCCTCAGTGCGGCGACGGCGccggaggacgaggaggacgaggggAAAGGTACCCGGCAGAACGGCTTCAGCACGACGGCATCACAGGAGGAGAGCAGCTGTGAGGCCCAGCCAACGCCTCACCAAAAACCGAAGCTGCCCATCCCCATGCCTCTGGACATGACGCGCCCTATTGGCCTCCACAGAGCTGTGTTACT AAATGAAATCCTACAGACTCCATACAGCGAGAGCTTCCTGTTGCCTCATCTCAAAGAactcaccacaccacacgtCATA CTCTATCTCCAGTACTTACAGTTTTTGTATGTTAAATACTACCAAGACATCAACACACAGGTTCCTGCGTTGAGGTCACCAACAATGACACAG ATCATAGACTGGGTTTGCCTGCTTGTGGATGCCCATTTCACAGTCTTAGTTATGGCTCCAGAGGCGAAAGAGTTGCTATCAGGCCTTCACGGATTTGTGAAGGCACAG ATGAAGTTATTTACTGATCTGGGGAAAATCGAGGGCAGTCTTCATGCACTGAAGAAAGTCAAGAAGTCAAAGAACAACGGCCAATACTCTATTGAAGTGATTGAGTTGTTTTAA